AATTTGtatgtttagtttttgtatTGTACACATCCTTTATCACGTTTTttcttatacaaaattttaattattagcttctcaaaatcaaaaaatgaatTGCACTCACGTTTCATCTTTCCAGGAAGGTATCTTCAGAAATATTATTCCtctaaggtaaaaaaaaaaacaattgtttctATATTtctctgtttaatttttgtattctttaaattctttattacgtttttctataaaaaaaatttaattaaattagaaattattgtcctgtcaaaatcaaaaaaattattacactcACGTCTTGTCTTTCCAGGAAGGCATCTTCAGGAATATTATTcctttaagaaattttaaaataaataattgaaaaatggaGCTTTTTTTtacgacaatttttttaacatttttattccgTCTAcatttttctgtttaatttttgtattgtttgctttctttatcaaattttttccataaaaaaattaattaatatattaattattggcgtgtcaaaaagaaaaaatgtattgcACTCACGTTTCGTCTTTCCATAAAGTCATCCTCAGAAATATTATTCCTCTAtaacgatttttcaaaaatcaattgGAAAATGAAGCAAAAGTACCAAAAGCGTCTTTTTacgaccattttttttttattatttaagaaaattttttgtatcAGTTTTTTATTCCGTCtaaatttttctgtttaatttttctattataaaatttttttttttgcacttaCGTTTTGTCATTTCAGGAAGGCATCTTCAGGAATGTTATTCCTGCagggatttttcaaaaaacaattgaCTAAATAGGGCAAAAGTATCAAAAGCGCCTTTTTACTATCATTTTGTTGTagttttttcttcatttattaaACCACTATGAGTATAATAAATGTCTCTAGTCCTGAGGTATAATTATTGGTTGGAGTAACAAAAACCATCATTGCTACTCTATTACTGcctgaatcatcttgaaatcatactttttttatgtaatctAGATCTCTAGTTAAGGCAAGTATAATTTCATTACGATTTTCCAGATACTTGCAACCAAGAAGGGTTTCTCCAGATGCAGGGAATATCAACACTGTGCTTGGTTTTGCGTAATGTAAGTTACGTCTGACACTCTTCTTTTTTCCCAATGTTGCTCTTTGTACAAAATGCTTGCTTCTCCAAATGTATGTTTTATCCACTGGATCAAGCATGTTCTGCTATTCTTGATCTGGAAATCTCTCCTGTTTGGGTTTACTTTCGATGTACTTTTGTCCTGACTTTCAGTGGTCACTTTGTCTCACCGCTATATGACTTGATGACGATTCTCCTGATTTTTTCCGAAGTTCGCTTGTTGtccgaaataattaaaaagcctgcaatatcaaacaaaacaaaagaaatcaaaattttcttgTTCTTTGTTTTATGTTATTACACATAAATCAAAATTACTAGAACCATAAATATTTCCATGGAACTGCTTCCTTTAAAAGCCTAGATATCCTTTTCTTACGCATAAATTACCACCAGCagacaaataaacaatttacaatGCCAAACGTAATGTaggaaatattacaaaaaaatgaacGTTATGAGGTCACCATAATGTGTGAAACAAGGAGCCAAATAAGTACATAATATGGTAAAACATCGTTgccttaatataaaaaaaaaaaataacaaaccatCAAATGCAGTATATTttacacttatttattttaagcgtATAGATAATAATAGacaaaattcataagaaaaagtcGTTTCTTCATTTCACGGATAACCTTTGGCCTTTTTTGCATCCTCACTTCAatgattatattaattaaatatttaaataaactcttATTATCTTCTTAAACAAACACTAATATTGATaaccttctttttttttgtcttgtttCAGCTGCAACAGAACATGAAAGAACTGCTCACCCTTATCGCAGTTCTAGGGACTTTCGGCTTGGGAGAAGCATTCACAAGTAAGTCAAATAAGTCAATTTACATATAATAGCAATAAAACCACGttattgtttaataaacaaGGATACGAACAAATTGAAAATGACTTACTGCACGGTCAATGtcaaactaattaatttaatcatGTGTTTTCTAGTGGGAAAAGTGCAATAATAATTGACAATTCTATCGGCATAatgttgaaattaaaatttaagggataTGTgggttttttctttatattcttCCTCCTCTTCTTCTAACTGAAATAAGTAATTAACGTTTGTTCCACTCCTTGAGTTGTTTAGAGCTTAATCAGTACTAGGATTGAAAATACTACTTTTTATATTCtcttttatttacttacttCTTCTCTATATATCACAATTAttccctttatttttttttcagaatatgGTAGATCCTGTAAAGATATCGGTTGTCCCAGTACGCAGGAGTGCGTAATGCAAACCGATCCCTGCTCCTACTATCAAAGGCAAGGAGAATGTGGATCGTaggtattttctttttaatttttaattattagttatttagtttgtttgatttatttttaaatttttgtttttatatgttagATATCCCACATGTAAGAGGAAAGGAAGTTCTTCGCAAAGGACGTGCAGCACGTACGTGTGTCCGCCGAGTCAGGTGTGCAAAATGGACGGGGATACGCCCAAGTGTTACGATGATTCGTCGAAATGTATgtgggttttattttttgtattttacttattttatttatattttattgactaattttaatttttttctggtgttttttttttcgtttattcttttctgttgctttctcacttgtttttctcttttatatatatatttttttagtttgataattTCTGccagaataattttaattatctgtatttttttataaaaatatttttcttattttgtacgcgtttaaatttttctttttttttcggaatttcattcagtttttaatattttcttaatttttaaatatttttttcattttatatgtACCTTTTTTCAGTTCtttaatttcatatattatTTCGTTAAATTTTCCCCTAAAAAATTTAGATTGATTTCTTCTCTGTTCCATTCCTCCTTCGCTTTATTTCTTTGATTTccttaacattttaaatataattaatttttttatatttaatgtttaGCTTTGACacacattttgtttattttagtttttttttcttttattttttttatatgtgcctttatttgtttaatttatctcctattttttttctatatcgaAACAAGTAACATTCaggaaataaaatgaaaaaatatataataaataaataagtttatttatatacttttatataaacaggaaaagaatgaaaaataaaaatataaaataaaattaaaaaatataaagtaaaagtTACCAAGAAAAATGATAATTGAAAGATTAAATGAAAAAGTTAATGataaagtccaaaaaaaaaattaaaaaatataaatacatttagGAAAATAGtgaataaatagttttaaagaaatgcAAAGTAtgtatatagtaaaaaaaacgaaaaatatttaaaaatgtacatgaaATTGTCCAGGAAAAAACTCTcgattaaaaagaaaacataaaaaattgtatacaattttggtaaaaaagcaaaaaacatgaaaatgataagtttattaaaaatatcaagagaaaatcaaaattcagaggccaaaaatcaaattaaaaaaaaatgtgaaaaattaaatttgtatacaaaaattgtatacaagggcaaaaaacatgaaaatgaaaaaaattaaatttgtataaaaaaattgtatacaagggcaaaaaacataaaaatgaaaaatttattaaaaatatcaagaaaaaatcaaaattcagagaagccaaaaatcaaatttaaaaaaaaaagtgaaaaattaaatttgtgtaCATGGgcaaaaaacatgaaaatgaaaagtttattaaaaataccaagAGAAAATCAAAATTCAGAGAAGCTAAaaatcaagtttaaaaaaaaatgtgaaaatttaaatttaaatttgcctGGAAAATCGAAACAttagagaacttaaaaaatatatatatttttaaataaaaaagtctagGAAAAgctatttttgagaaaaatataaaaaaacatgcaaaaaaaataaaaatgtaaataaaataaattgggAAACAacaaatgattaaatttaaaaaaattataataatataatagtaataataataataatctttatttagcataaaaaaatctatttgatAGAAAACACGCCTCATACAAATTTGGTAAACaggcaaaaaatctaaaactaaaaaagtatacaaaatatttttaattggacaagtatttaataaatatatgaaaatgaatataatatacacataaatGAAACACTAATTGATAAtcattgaattaaaaataagtgtattaaaaaatcaaattacaatATATAAGGAAAAACAGCgacttattaaatttaaagttaccTGAAAAATCGAacattaaagaattaaaaaatgtatttttaaattaggaatttttaataaaaatataaattttttttttaaattaagattacaaaaaacaaatacaaaattaatatatagttCACATAACTACATATATAAATTTggtaaaaaggcaaaaaatgccgaattaaaaaaaaataaatatgatgaCATAATAAatacaccaaaaaaaataagttaatatattacgtaatattaaattgaaatttaaaaatggtgTATTCAAAacctagtaaaaaaaatatgggaaaaaacagcgaataattaattttaagaatactgtggtaaaataataaatttaacttaaattacTGGAAGAATCGAACTACtaaggaattaaaaaacttatattttttagtacaaATGTGTAGGAAGAACCCTTAttagtaaaaacataaaaaagggcatagaattaaaattataagaaaaatagcaAGCAAGgaataattaaatgtaaaaaaaccaagataaaaaatcagtatttttattaatttttttgaaaattttccattttatttatcatattcttCTTAATTATGTTCTTCatcttaatttatatatatatccaaattaaaaagtgtagaaaaactgttttttgctaaaaatgtaGGCAATTGaaaatgaatataatataaatataaatgaaattacaatatataggaaaaaactattaattaaatacgactaattaaatttaaaattatctgatAAATGAaacattaaagatttaaaattaaatttttaaattaaaaaatccaggaaaaatacttttttggtaaaaatataaaaaatttcataaaattaagattacaaaaaacaaataaaaaattgatatatagTTCACATAACTACATATACAAAGTTGGTAAAAGGGCAAAAATtgccgaattaaaaaaaataaatatgatgacaaaataaataaatcaaagaaaatacggtaatattttatgtaatattaaattgaaatttaagaaTGGTGTATTCAAAacctagtaaaaaaaatatagaaaaaacagaataattaattttaaaaatagtgtagtaaataataaatttaatttacttactTACCTGAAGAATCGAATTattaaggaattaaaaaacttatattttttaatacaaatgtgTAGGAAGAACCCTTATTagtaaaaacctaaaaaagggcataaaattaaaattaaaaaaaaacgtttaaaaaaaaataggaagcaaggaataattaaatttaaaaaatccaagataaagaattagtatttttattaaattttttgaaaattttccattttattccattttatttccattatattcaaattaaaaagtgcagaaaaaactgctttttctaaaaatgtaggCAACTGCAacaaataagattaaaaaaaaaatgaataaaaataattaagaattaaCGAAtaactcaaattcaaaaaaatagtaaataatataaatgttaatcgtaaaaaaaaatatttaaaaattcacatgaaattacttaaaattatttaaaacatcgAAACAttaaggaattaaaaataaatattttttaatgaaaaagtccaaaaaacCACATTGTGATAACacataaaaaattgcataagattAGGGTTGCATATAACTAAGTTGTAcataaaacaacatttatagcgaagtttttttctaaacaacacgctttttgtttcataagaatattccaattagtttttgagatatttgacgTCAAAGTGTGAACTCGCCTTAAAAATCAAACAGCATTCTTAGACACCACTGCCTAAAATGACAAATATCTCTGAAATTCCTAGTTGGACTAAGTTGAACCTAAAACAACATTTGTTAAGAATGTTCTTCtgaataatatgttttttgttttataagaatagtccaattaatttttgagataattgACTTAAAACTGTGTGCTCaccttaaaaatcaaacagCATTCTTAGACACTACTGCCTAAAATGGCAAATATCTCTGAAATTCCTACTTGTACTTAGTTGGACCTAAAACAATATTTGTTAAGAGTATTCCGTTgattattatgctttttgttttatgagaaTAGCCCAAGTACTTTAATTAGATTTTGGATTTCAAACTGAGTACTCACCTTAAATTTAATACTTggtgagaaaaaaataaaaaaagtaatttaaagaaaaaatagtaaatttagaaaaataaaatggatcAATGTTGCTCAAAGTATTTGGACAtataaaaaatgactgaagTAGCCAAGAAAAAGtgaatatatggaaaaatagtaGTAAGAAATCAACTAtatgaaaaatcaaatttatttaaaaaattaaaagtacaaaacacacttttaggaaaaaataaaaagcgttCAGAACGGGAATAAATTACAATAactaaattacaatttaaatagaaggaaaacaaaaaagttatctacatattaaaaattacttagacACTATTAAAGGTCATTTTTtagaatgaaaaataaaatttgaaaaattaaaaatgaataataattgaACGGTAAACGGTGCAAACATTCTAAAAAtcgcaaaaataaaaaacagaaaagaaCAAAAcctaaaactatataaaaaaaccttCTTTAAATATAGCAGTAACCCTTGTTACATTCAAAACCATAAACCCTAATAATATTACACGGCAAATGTTTAATACTCCGCTGAATAAGAATGAAATTTAGCGGTCTCCGGAGCAACTCACCCATTTTAAAACTCCTTTTGTGTTTCATCTCCCGTTAGTATAAAAATTCAGCTTACCGAAGTATAAAACATTATGATCACATAAAAGATTTATTACGCCGAGACGATTAAGTTTTAATAACTAAACTTTCCAGCCGGACATGTTGGTTATGACACACATGCGGCCAATGCGCCCCTAAGCCCTAGCGCTCCAACAGAAGAAGGCGGATCACGCCTCTACCCCCAGATACCAAAAGGGGAAACCACCCCTAGACCTAATATAAGGTAAACACTTTAtgattaaacattaaaattaatatttatttatttttttattgaagaccCCCTGTCAGTGGTGGATCCGGGTACCAAGGAGGTCAAATAGGGTCGGGATACCCTGGATATCCTCAGCAACCCGCAGGGGGACACCAGC
The genomic region above belongs to Anthonomus grandis grandis chromosome 6, icAntGran1.3, whole genome shotgun sequence and contains:
- the LOC126737508 gene encoding calcium-binding protein P isoform X1, which codes for MKELLTLIAVLGTFGLGEAFTKYGRSCKDIGCPSTQECVMQTDPCSYYQRQGECGSYPTCKRKGSSSQRTCSTYVCPPSQVCKMDGDTPKCYDDSSKSGHVGYDTHAANAPLSPSAPTEEGGSRLYPQIPKGETTPRPNIRPPVSGGSGYQGGQIGSGYPGYPQQPAGGHQQGYPQGGGYPQGGYQGYPQGGYQGGYPQGGYPQGGYNQGGYQQYPAGYNPYQHQYPQKSSGSSITDKIKDGLRTIGTNFLKDYLVKAISGGGRN
- the LOC126737508 gene encoding calcium-binding protein P isoform X2, translated to MKELLTLIAVLGTFGLGEAFTKYGRSCKDIGCPSTQECVMQTDPCSYYQRQGECGSYPTCKRKGSSSQRTCSTYVCPPSQVCKMDGDTPKCYDDSSKSGHVGYDTHAANAPLSPSAPTEEGGSRLYPQIPKGETTPRPNIRPPVSGGSGYQGGQIGSGYPGYPQQPAGGHQQGYPQGGGYPQGGYQGYPQGGYQGGYPQGGYPQGGYNQGGYQQYPAGYNPYQHQYPQKSSGSSITDKIKDGLRTIGLFYCLLSYSLARTFH